GCCCATTTTGTTCTTGATATTCCTGAAGAATGGTTGAATAGTAGGTAATTATGACAAAGTCCTAATACGGATTCATATATTTGGACATCATTAGCGCAAGCTGAAAAGAAATCAGATTCTCCAATCATAAAACTTGTATTAGGCTTTGGTTTTGATAATATTTCTGTAAGAACTTCACCTTTTGTAAGTGATATATCATCAATTACAACAGCAAAGCCTCCATACTTATAAAGTTCATTTAGTTCTGATAACAAAAGCCTTGTATAAAGAGATTCTGATGAGCTTAGCAAATCTACACTTATAACTTCGTATCCTTTGTTATATGCAGATCTTAGAGACTCTTGCTTTTTTGATAAACGATTGCTCAGTATAGGACTCATTTCAATTGAAAGATTATTTAAAAATATTTTAATATTTCCAAGTTCTTTTCCTCCAGATGCTAAATAAAATTGGAGATCTTGTCCTACTTGTGGACTTATTTGACCTTGGTTAACCGCTGATTGAACTTTAGAAACCAAACTACCATGGGGGCATTTAAAAAAGGCTGGCAAGGACGGATTTCTCTTTGCTATCATTAAATACTTCGCCATTCCCTCGAAGTATAGACTTATAGAGCTAGACAAATTAAAATCTTTTTTGCCTACATCTGATAAAATTTTTGATATTACACTGGAGTCATTTTCTATAAAAGGATCATAATTAGCTTGATTTTGAATTTGTCCTAGATTTCTCCTTGAAAATAAAATTGAATTGCTATAATTAGCTAGAATCTCATCTTCCAATTCTAAATTATAATTGTGTAATAAAATAACAGGGATATTATATTTTTTAATCATGGTAATATAGGCCATTATAGCTGCGTTTCTTTCGTCTTTGCTAGCACCAGATACAACAAAATTGCTTGCACTAGAGCTGTTTTCGAAAAGCTCGTCAAAAGAAATAGACCTATAATTTTTAATGTTTTTCTTCCTATTATTTTTGAAGTCTATGTTTTTTTTCTTTAAATAATTAATTAATTTCCAAATCATTTTTACCTAAAATCATCAAACTTAAATATAAAAGGTTGGCTAAAGGGTAGCCCAACTATTGCTTGGCCTACAGGAAGAGAGTTTTGATGCCAGTCTTCTACTGTTTGCCCCAATCTTTTTTCCTCTACCATAGTAAGGTCAGACTTCTGGTAGTCTTCTATAATGAGATTTTTGCCATAAAGGTTGCTAACATATTCCCTTGAGGCCATATCATTTGTCCTGAAAGAGATAAGCGTTGAAAAACCAGCCATTATATTCATAGCCCTAGATTCTCCATATATATCTACCAACTGTTCTATGCTTTGAATTCCTGCCAAGATTTTTAGACCCATGCTTCTGCCGAAGTTGACACCGTCTTCTATATGTTCTAGTAAAGGTATAAGCTTAAATTCGTCACAAATCAAATAAACATTTCCAGTTTTTTGATTTCTGGACATGGCTTCTTTGAGAGCTTGGTCAAAACATAGCCTATATATAGGCGTCAAAGAGTTGCCCTTGGCTAAATCATATTCTATAAATAAAGTTTTTCCGCCCTTGTTTCTGACAAAATTTCTTATAGAAAAATTTCCTTTTTTTGCAAAATTGCCAACAAAAATATCTCTAACAACAGAAAACATTTCTGAAAGAACACCCTGACTTTGCGGACCAGGGTAGGAAATATAAGAATTGACTGCTACCAAGTCTTTGTGACTAGCCAGCATGGCTTTGACCTTATTTTCATCACAAGAATCTAGGAGGCTTCTCAGTTCATTATTATAAAACATCTTTTTTCTGACATTTTTATCTTGGACACCTGCTCTGGTAAGGGATAAGAGTATGGACGATAAAACATCACTAGCAGCATTTGGGAAAAAGGCATTGGTTGTGTTCTTTACCCTCTCTTTAAAT
This Finegoldia magna ATCC 53516 DNA region includes the following protein-coding sequences:
- a CDS encoding type IV secretory system conjugative DNA transfer family protein gives rise to the protein MSFKILYGSSVAYNKIVTNNSSNFLKFEGEKDGKMASFTMSEDQLSKHLLMLGSTGSGKSTLFFHIIKQLKAQMTNEDVMIIFDTKGDYIQRFFENGDLFIDNITDTSSKWNIFRDILADGTDDEHIKQNCNEICKSLFKERVKNTTNAFFPNAASDVLSSILLSLTRAGVQDKNVRKKMFYNNELRSLLDSCDENKVKAMLASHKDLVAVNSYISYPGPQSQGVLSEMFSVVRDIFVGNFAKKGNFSIRNFVRNKGGKTLFIEYDLAKGNSLTPIYRLCFDQALKEAMSRNQKTGNVYLICDEFKLIPLLEHIEDGVNFGRSMGLKILAGIQSIEQLVDIYGESRAMNIMAGFSTLISFRTNDMASREYVSNLYGKNLIIEDYQKSDLTMVEEKRLGQTVEDWHQNSLPVGQAIVGLPFSQPFIFKFDDFR